AAGCAACGCGGAGAAGACGGGGTTGATCGGAGAACGCAGCTAAGCTAAGCACCATGTGAGGCCTGGCGGGGATGGGGCGGCGGGAGTCGGGTTGAGGCTGCAAATTTGGTCGGTTAGGAGTTGGAAGAGGTTGGATCGGGCGCTTTCTTGGTGGCCAGCCGGGGGTCGAGGCGGACGTTTCCTGGGTAAAGTGGCGCACTTTTGTGAAACGTTCATGGATGGAGTTTCTCGGGTCCTGAGTTCGGGAGCGGGGCTGGGGTTCCTTATCAGAGAACGAGCTGGGAGCTTCCCCAAGTCACTAGTCTGCTTGAGATGCCTTTTCAGAGGAAGCACGTCTAGGGATAAGGAACTTGGGGAAGGCGAATGCGGGTAACGATTTGAGATGGGAGACTCACCCGGACATTGCCGTGGAGTGGAGGACGGGTGGCTGTCCCACGAGTTCGAGAGGATGTGTTCTCCCAAATAGTTACCGGTGTTCGTTTTGTACCAGGCACTGCTTTAGACACCTGGAATACCTCATGGAGTTCAACAGAAACAATACCCGCCCCCCAAAATAACTCGGTTCCTTAAAGAGGGTTTTGGGGGAGAGAAGCAGGCAACTAATAATAGTCAAAAGTATGTGCTGTGTTAAAAGTTCACAAACCAGTGGCTATCAGATTGATTCCAAATCCTGGATGATAacgttttttgtgtgtttgttctaATTCATGCGTAGAACCAGATGAAAACAGAAGTGCCAATTTGGGGACGATAGCTCTATAGAGCCCCAGAGGCCACGTGAAAAGGCTGATCCGGTGGCCAGAATGTCCTGGGAACAGCAGGGAGGGAACCACGGATATAGTCTATCCCGGCTAATAAGCAAAGGCGTGCtacgagaatgaagaaaatgtaccaAAATTGACTGGCGATGAGGGCACAGCTCtcctaaatatatttaaaccatacaATAATATCATATGTGAGCTATAGGTCAATAAAACTGCCTTTAAGATGGAAGCAGATACATAGGCCCCAAGGTGAAAGTTCAAGGAGccccttggtggtgctgtgggtttggctgctaaccccaaggtccgtggttcaaacccaccagtagctctgaaggagaaaaatgagaatgtcTATTcccatgacagccttggaaaaaacccctccccacaaaaaaacaacaaaactcacttggttttgagtcaatgctgactcgtggtgaccctgtaGAGCCGAGTTgaacctgcctctgtgggtttccccggGTGTACTTGTTTGCaagtagaaagtcacatctttctcccacagagtggctggtttaGAATTGCTGAATTCTgcaactagcagcccaatgtattgcTCCCCTATACGAAGactcccatgggtttccaaggagaCTTGGTGCCGAGGTGGTTTTGAGTCTGAAGTGATCAGtcagcagtgggtttagtttgggtttggaaagaggaggctgcctaatAGAGTACTCTGGAGGACAGTTGGTGGGAGCAGAGCTGGGGTGTGTGCCGGAGAGCTGCATCTGTAGAGCCCTGCCCATTATTCCACTTGGAAATATGTGGGGTTCTTTCATCATTTTTAacgctgtgagttgggattgacgtGAAGGCATTGATTGGGGCTTTTTAAAAATCGCTTCTCCTAACATGCCACAAACTGGCACTCTATCGTATCGTTGACCTGCCTCTTCCCACCGGAAGTTGCGCTGCGCTGGGGAATCAGTTGCGCTGCTTACGCTGCGCTGAAGAAGCGCTGGGGGCAGAGGGATGATCGCAGGGCTGTTCTCCGAACCCTAGAACCCCTGACCTACATGCCTTGTTgcaccccaccctgctccccaggaGCCTCCTCAACAAGCCCAAGAGCGAGATGACCCCGGAGGAACTGCAGAAGCGGGAGGAGGAGGAGTTCAACACGGGGCCCCTCTCCGTGCTCACGCAGTCGGTCAAGAACAACACCCAGGTGCTCATCAACTGCCGCAACAACAAGAAGCTTCTGGGTCGCGTGAAGGCCTTCGACAGGTGGGTGCCCAGCAGGGGTCAGCCCGCGACAGCCTCTCGTCCCTCTATTCAGACTCATCAGAGTACTGCTGTGTGCTGTTGAGCTGTCAACAGCAGGGGGGTCCCtggtagactgccaggcctttcttccgagttacctctgggtgaacttgaatccCAACCCGGTGAGCAGACAGCACATAACTGTctctgtctcccacagtctcgggTGGCAATCATGAAGTGACGCGTGTAAAGATTTTATGGGGTCTGAGAGGGGGTTCCCCAACACGGACGGGTCCTCGGGAGCAACTTTgcaattgtggaaaatattaaagacacaCAGACAGAGGGTGGGGCACCAGGGGCTCCTCAACCCATATCAGGACCGAGAGAgtgaatgtgttttccaatgggtatCTATAATAGGGCTTACTGGTCTTCCAAAAGGCAAACAgaacaataggtaatatcataagcAGGTAACACAATACGCAAACAGTGAGATAGTGCTAGTTGATCTCAAACTCCACTGAGCCGCCCACCCTCAGGGAGTTGCTACATTTGAACGTGGTTTGACTAGAACCTAATTCATCTAGTGTGGTAGCTCCTataagactgctccttaatggagggCTACTGGGGGACGCGTTATTCGGTCTGGAGaacgtgtatttgaaaacatttccatctcagaacaatggagctgtttcttAAAGTAGGGTTCCATGCCCGTGGTTGTGAGTGTAGAAATAAGGTCACATACTTTCTCCCAAGTCCTCAGTTAACCACAATTTGATCATTCGCTTCAGGTGGAGTACCTAATCAGTTGGTACGTTGTTGACAAGGACCCACCCCACTCAGCCACAGTTTTAGGCCCCACTCGCCAAACAACTGACCTCCATCGAGTCGAggccatctcatagtgaccctataggacagggtagagctgccctgtggctttccaaccctgtagctctttatgggagtagacagccttgtcgcCCACAGAGTGGCCGGtagtttccaaccgctgaccttggagttagcagcccaacacaacccacaccaccacccaaaACAAACCCCTCctagccattgagtcagttccgactcttgGCAACTCTAGGAAGGGGTGGAGCCGCCCCCtgctggtttccaagactaactctttatgggaatagaatgccTCCGCTTTCTCCCACGCAATGCCACCGGTGACTGAACCGGACAAGGGCTGTTCCAGAGTAGGAAGAAGACATGCTGGCAGCTGGGGCCCACCTTGGAAGTGCTGGCCTCCAGCTGGATTCTCAGCAGCTGAATTGTCGAGTCTcccaaggtgcctcagaagaaaggcctgtgatCTACTTCATCCAGGGGAGGGGGACAATCCTTGGGAGTAAGACCCCGTGAAGCCCAGCTCTCCCCCACACACGGGGGGGAGAATGGACGCACGCTGTGGGATATGGTGAGACTCAGTGCGTGGAAAGGTtttcccaccagctgttccagtgGCCCCGTGTCACTCTCCTCACTACGAGCCTCAGTTTTCCCTGGGGGAAATGAGCATAAAGCTTATTAaggacagagaagcaggtggaccTGCATTCACACCAGGCCCTGGAAAGTGCCTGGCCGTGGTGTTCGCCCCAAGGCTCTtgctgggtggtggggagggttgGCGCATCCATCTCACAAGGACAGGGTGGCTGCGTGTCCTCTCTGTGGCTGTGACCTCTGCATGTGGGTGGTCTGGGTTtgtagccaccagccactcctcgggagaaagggctttccGCTCGAGTGAAGAGCCCCAGAAGCCCACGGGgccggtctaccctgtcctacagcggcTTGTGGGTCCGCATCGGCTTGATTGCAGTGAGTGGATTTGTGGAGTGAGCTGACCCCAGCTTCACTCACGTGCCCACCAGGCACCCCCAGACAGGACTAGAGAGCAGGGGTGACGTGCGTCATCTCAGGGCCCCAGGTCCTGGGAGCCTCTGGAGGACAGCTGCCTGAGGAAACTCTCAGAAGAGGCAAGGGGTCTGTGAGCGTGCGTGCCACTTCCGGGACTGGCATAGACTCTTCAATACCCCTTGGAGCCGGTACCAGGGTGGTCTtcagcttaaaaacaaaaaacttaggGCCAcctggtggattccaactcatagtgaccctgcgggaCACAGCAGGCCTGTCTGGGTGTCTGAGTGTGTAACTCAGAaccggagtggaaagcctctttCACCTGAGACGCGCCTGctggttttcaaactgctgactgtgtaacacccccacacacaccaccttTCGTCTTCAGCTTCCTGTCATCGGTCGATGCCAGCCCactgccaccctgtaggacagggtgggacttgcccctgtgtgtttctgaagctgttaactcttcgtgggagtagaaatccttgttttcctcccaaggagtgcctGGCAGTTTCAAACAGCAGGCCTTTTGGctcgcagcccagtgcatcaccaTGAGACCACCTGGGTGCTTAGaagggaggaaactgaggcacaggggtGAAGTCCAAGGCCTCTTCCCTCCACCTAGGCACTTGCTGAGGCAGGGTTAGAACCGGGGTGGCCctgtttctcccccccccaccaccacctgcacGCACACACAGACTGTCCTTCCAGTAGAAGAAGCTATGTCAGGCCAACGGGGGCCCGCTCCCCGGCAACCCCTCTCACGCTGCGTGTCCCGCTCCCTCCTTCAGGCACTG
The sequence above is drawn from the Tenrec ecaudatus isolate mTenEca1 chromosome 18, mTenEca1.hap1, whole genome shotgun sequence genome and encodes:
- the SNRPD2 gene encoding small nuclear ribonucleoprotein Sm D2 isoform X1, with the translated sequence MSLLNKPKSEMTPEELQKREEEEFNTGPLSVLTQSVKNNTQVLINCRNNKKLLGRVKAFDRHCNMVLENVKEMWTEVPKSGKGKKKSKPVNKDRYISKMFLRGDSVIVVLRNPLIAGK